The genomic region GCTGATCTTGCGGGCGATCTTACTGGCGACCGGGCGGGCGATCGCGCAGGTAAAGGCAGGGGAGGCTGCTCCCCTCATCCACAGCCGGCGGAGTGGCGAAAGCGGCCGCATGCCATCTCTCCGATCATGCCTTCATCTGATGGAATGTAGCGGCGGGTGCGTGTGACGCAACGCCGGCTGGACCTCTACACGGCAACTTGACCGAACCGGGAGGTTGCGGCCTTTGTTGGTGTCGGCCTGGCGGGCGGGGGATTTTGCGCGGCAGTTATGCCTGGCGGGATTTTGCGCTGCACCTAGTTAGAGGCGGACCGACACCCGCCCGCCGTTTTAAGAAGGGAAGTTCATGTCTGAGACGCTGCCGAAACTCTTTCAGCCTATCGATCTCGGTCCCGTACCGCTTGCCAACCGCATCGTCATGGCGCCGTTGACGCGCAGCCGGGCCGACGAGGACGACGCACCCCGGGACTGGCATGTGGAATATTACCGCCAGCGCGCCTCTGCCGGCCTCATCATCGCCGAAGCGACGCAGATTTCCCCGCAGGGCAAAGGTTATGCCTGGACGCCGGGCATTCATTCAGACCTGCAGGTGGAGCGCTGGCGTGCGGTGACCGACGCCGTGCACGACGCCGGCGGGAAGATCGTCCTGCAATTGTGGCATGTCGGGCGCATCTCGCATCCCGATCTGCAGCCGAACGGCCAGTTGCCGGTCGCACCGTCTCCGATCAAGCCGGACGTCAAAGCCTTCACCGAGGACGGGTTCAAGGACGCCGTGGAGCCGCGGGGGCTCAGCGCCGATGAGCTGCCGGATATCGTAGACGACTACCGCAAGGCGGCCGCGAACGCTCAGCGTGCCGGTTTCGACGGCGTCGAAATCCATTCCGCCAATGGCTATCTGCTCGACCAGTTCTTGCGCGACAAGACCAACAAGCGCCACGACACCTATGGTGGCTCGATCGACAATCGCATGCGGTTCCCGCTGCAAGTGGTCGATGCCGTCGTCGATGTCTGGGGTCCGGAGCGCGTCGGGATCCGCATTTCGCCGGTCAGTCCCGCGAACGATATTGCCGATTCCGATCCGGAGATGCTTTTCCGCGCCTATGTGCGGGAACTCTCCGAAAGACGGCTCGTCTATCTGCACGTCATCGAGGGTGAGACGCGCGGTGCCCGCCAGCCCGACGGGCAGTTCGACGTCACGACGTTGAAACGGGATTTTTCCGGCCTCTACATCGGCAACAACGGCTATACGCGCGAGCTCGCGATCTCGGCCGTCGAAGAGGAGAAGGCCGATCTCGTCGCCTTCGGGCGGCCGTTCATCTCCAATCCCGACCTCGTGGAGCGGCTCAAGCGGAATGCTCCGCTCGCCGAGCCGGACCAGGCGACGTTCTATGGCGGCGACGAGCACGGATATACAGACTATCCGACGCTTTCCGCCGAGCCGGCATCCGCCTGAACGAAAGTTTTGACAGATCCGCGCTCCGCTTCTTGAAAAGGCCCACTTCTTGAATCGTTTGGGGGCCGCGCCAGGTTGCGGGGCGCGGGAATCAGCAGGAGATCTCATGCGCGCGAAATGTATGTGGACGGCGGCCGTCTTCGGTCTCGTCCTTGCGACGCCGGCTGCCGCTCAGCAATGCGGCGGCGACTTTTCGACCTGGCTCAACGGCGTGAAGCGGGAGGCGGCCGCCGCTGGCGTGTCCGATCGGGGCCTTTCCGCCCTTTCCGGTGTGCAGCTCGATCGGCGGGTCATTTCGCGCGATCGCGCGCAGGGCGTGTTCACTCAGACTTTTGCCGAATTCGCGGGCCGTATGGTCAACGATTATCGGCTGAAGAACGGACGCTCGCTTCTCAACAAATATGCCTCGACCTTCTCGCGCATCGAGCAGCAATACGGCGTTCCAGGACCGGTGATTTCGGCGTTCTGGGCGCTGGAGACGGATTTCGGCGCCAATCAGGGCGATTTCGATACGCTCAACGCGCTTGCCACGCTTGCGCATGATTGCCGAAGGCCGGAGCTTTTCAGGCCGCAGCTCATCGCCGCCTTGAAGCTCCTCGATCGCGGCGACCTTGCACGCTCGGAGATGAAGGGTGCCTGGGCGGGTGAGCTCGGCCAGACGCAGATCCTGCCTTCGGATTATCTCGCCTCCGGCGTCGACTTCGACGGCGACGGACATGTGAACCTGAAGAAGAGCGTTCCCGACGTGCTCGCGACCGCCGGCAATTTCCTGAACCGCCTCGGCTGGCGTGCGAACGAGCCGTGGCTGCAGGAGGTCGTGATTCCGGCCGATCTGCCTTGGGCGGAGGCCGGGCTCTACAACAAAGTGCCGGTGAGCAAGTGGGAATCCTGGGGCGTGAAGGCGCGTTCGGGCAATCTTCCGGGCGGTTCTTTGCCCGCCTCTTTGGTCCTGCCGATGGGACGCAACGGGCCAGCCTTCCTCGCCTATCCGAACTTCCATGTCTTCCTGGAATGGAACCAGTCGCTCGTTTACGCCACCACGGCCGCTTATCTCGCGACGCGTCTCGATGGGGCTCCGCGTGCGGATATGGGCAATGCCTCCTCCGGTCTGTCGTCTGCGCAGATGAAGCAGCTGCAACAGGCGCTTCTCGACAAGGGTTATCAGGTCGGAAAGGTCGATGGCATTCTGGGCGCGATGACGCGTGACGCCGTGCGCTCCGAACAGCTGCGCCTCGGCCTGCCTGCCGATGCCTGGCCGACAGAAGAGCTGCTCGCCAAGATTCGCTAGATGTGAGCGTTCGCTGTCCGGATGATGGCCTGAGTGCTGTCGCGGCGAAACAAACCCTTCATGATCTCAAGGCTAAACGACCTCCGCAGGGATGCGCGAAGGGGGCCGTTTGGCCGCGAGAGTGTTGGGGAGAGCGCCAGTTGCCAGAATACCGGGTCGCACAGGTGTGCTTTTCAGAGGGTGGCAAGGCCTATCCCGTCAATTCCAAATACGCCGTGGAACCCGGTCAGTTTGTGATCGTCCGGGTGGAGGGGAAGTTTACGCCTCTCCAGAAGGCGAAGGTCGTCTCGGTCGATTACTGGAAGGGTGCCTGCAAGCACAGCGTCGTATGTCGGGCCGAGCGCGCCGAAGAATACGGAAGCGGCCCTGAGGGCGTTGCAACCGAGGAGGATCTCGATCGCTTTCTTCTCGGCTTTATGCGGATGACGAAATGCGCTGTCGTTCGAGAGATGCCTCAATCCCAACGACAATATGAACCGCATCCGCGCTGGGATGTTGCGTATTATTCCGAGAGATCTTTTCAAAGCGTGCGCCCGGATGGCTACGGCACGGCCGGAAAGCTCGTGATCATCGGTCGTGGCGAGCTCTGTTACCGGGCGCCCGATGACGGGCAACACATCTGGATGGCCGATGGCGCGCTTCTCGCAGACAAGGTCGGGGCTTTGCCGCTTCCCATCCGTGACGGCAACGTTTACCGCCGGGCAGCGGAGAACGCTGAGTGGCCGCTCGCCGTCGATCTGCGTCCCGCTGACCGGAGCCTTGCCGACATCAAGTCCGTCATTGGCGGCAACGGATATCTGTCCGACGATGTGTATCTCTGATCGCCAGGCGCGGGGCCGACACCGCGCCCGATAAGGGGCGTTCATTTCCGACGGGAAGGCCGACCTCGATTAAAAGCGTTCGAGCGCCTTTGCTACATCGTCTGCCAATTCGTCGCTCGGGCGCTTGCCGGAAAGACGGAGAACGGGCGCGGACTGCGCGCTCAACCACCGCTCGTGCTGCGCGATGTTGCGGCCCGTAAACGAGGGGTCGTCATAGCGTGAAGCCCAATCTCGGAATGCCAGATGCGCTTCGTGCATGTCTCCGCCCGGCAGGATGCGTGCGCCATGTCGCTCAGCTTCGCGCTGATCCAGACGTTGGAGTCGAATGCTGGTGGGTGTCTTCAGAAACACGATGAGATCGACGTCGTGGATCAAGGCATCACCCCATCCGATGAATGACCCCGTCAAGATCCATCCCTGAGAAGCGGCCTGTCTTTCCTGGATAAGGCGCACACGATCTTCCGCGGGGCGTTTCGTGCTGAAAGGAGGATCGGTCGGCATCCAGTAGAAGTCGTCGACATCGAGATGCGGAACACCGAACCGCCCGGCCAGGAGAATCCCAAGCGTTGAAACGCCAGAGCATGATGCCCCCGTCAGGTACAACCGCGGTCTATCCATCTGACTGTCGCCCCAAACGAAAGCGGGGCTTTTATCGTGGCGGGCGCCCGTGCTCAATGATGGAGAGCTCCGCATAATTCACGCTCGGACGAACAACCGCAGGCTTTAGTCTCGGAAGGCGTTGATCGCAGCTTCTGCCGTGCTATTGCGTGAAACCTTGAAAATCGAACTCTTTGGCAGGACGTTCGATGTGCCCGCCTTGGGGGGCGGCGGCAAATTTGCCGGCATCGGGTCTGCCACGGGGCAATAAGGCAGATTTCCTTTCTCTCAATCTTGAAAGGCGTTCATATGCAGACCCTCAAAGCTCTTGCTTTGGCCGCGCTCGCACTCGGCATTGCCGGCGCCGCGACCTTCGAGGAAGCCAAGGCGCAGGACACGAAGACCGTCGCCATCACCTATATCGTCGAGCATCCGGCTCTCGATGCCGTGCGCAAGGGGATCATCGAAGGTCTCGCCGAGCGCGGTTACAAGGAAGGTGAAAACCTCAAAATCGTTTCGCGCTCGGCTCAGGGCAATATGGCGACGCAGGCGCAGATCGCGTCGGAATTTGCCGGGCTGGAGCCCGATCTCGCCGTCGGCATTTCGACCCCCTCCGCCCAGGCCGTCAAACACGCGCTCAAGAACACGCCGGTGATCTTTGCCGCCGTCACCGATCCGGTCGGTGCGGGCCTTGTGGAAAGCCGCGAAAAGCCGGGTGGTCTCGTCACGGGAACAAGCGACCAGCAGCCTTACGAGCCGATGCTCGAGCTCATCAAAGAGCTGATGCCCGACGCCACGAAACTCGGGGTCATCTACAATCCCGGTGAGGCCAATGCGGCCAAACAGGTGGAAGATCTCAAGACCGCGGTCGAGCCTTTCGGCATGACGCTCGTCGAGGCGCCTGCGGCGCAGTCGACGCTCGTCGCCGACGCTGCGCGCAGCCTTGTCGGCCGCGCGGACGCCGTGCTCTTGCCGGTCGACAACACGGTCGTCTCGGTGCTTGAAGGCGTCGTCACGGTCGGCGAACGGGCCGGTCTGCCGGTGTTTGCTTCCGACGTCGATTCCGTCAATCGCGGCGCCATCGCCGCCCTCGGCTTCGACTATTACAAGATGGGCGTCCTGTCCGGCGAAATGGCGGCCGATATCCTGGAAGGCAAGTCGCCGGCCGATATCCCGGTTGCCGTCTCCGACAGCCAGGACCTTTATCTCAACGCCAGCTCGGCCGAGAAGATGGGCGTCACCCTTCCTGACGACATGCTTGCCAAGGCGAAGAAGGTCGTTCGCTAATTATGAGTCTTTTCGCCTTTGCTGGCGCCCTTGAATCGGGACTTCTGTTTTCGCTCGTCGCGCTCGGGGTGTTTCTCTCGTTCCGCGTGCTCGACTTTCCCGATTTGACGGTCGACGGCAGTTTTCCGCTCGGAGCGGCGGTCGCAGCTGCCGCTCTCGCCTCCGGTGTCGATCCGTTTCTTGCAACCGGGCTTGCGATCGTCGCAGGCTGGGGGGCAGGGCTCGTGACAGCGCTTCTCAACGTGCGCTTCGGCATTATGAACCTTCTGTCCGGCATCCTGACGATGGTGGCGCTTTTCTCCATCAATCTCAGGATCATGGGCGGGCCGAACGTGCCCCTCTACAATGTCGATACGGTGTTCGACGTGGCGCAATCCTGGTTCGATTTCGGGCTTTGGACAAATACGGTCCTGATTGCGATCGTGGCTTTTGCGGCCAAGTTCCTCGTTGACTGGTTCTTGAAGACCGAGCTGGGGCTCGCCTTGCGTGCGTCCGGTGAGAACCCGGCCATGGCGGAGGCGCAGGGAATTGCGGTTGGGCGCATGGCGCTCGTCGGCATGGCGATCAGCAACGGCCTCGTCGCGCTTGCCGGCGCCCTTTTCGCGCAGCTGCAAGGCGTGGCGGACGTCTCCATGGGTATCGGCACGATCGTGACCGGCCTTGCCGCCCTCATCATCGGCGAGGCGATCCTCGGCCGGCGCATGGTCTTCGTCGCCACGCTCGGCTGCATCGTCGGCGCGCTCGTCTATCGTCTCTTCATTGCCCTGTCGCTCAGTGCCGGTTTCATCGGCATCCAGCCGCAGGACCTCAATCTCGTGACGGCGATCGTCGTTGCGATCGCGGTCGTCCTGTCCAAAGGGCGCGCACAAAGAAACCGTCGCAGGGCCGGCATGACGCCACGCCGTGCGGCCGCCGCCAAGAGGGCCGGCTGATGCTGTCCTTGAATAACATCCACGTCACCTTCAATGCCGGCACGCCGACGGAGGTGAGGGCGCTCAGCGACATCAACCTCAAGATCGCGGATGGTGAGTTCGTCACCGTCATCGGGTCGAACGGTGCCGGCAAATCGACGCTTCTGTCGGTCGTCGTCGGAACGGTGAAGCCTGAACGCGGCAGCGTGCATCTCGATGGCGAGGACGTCACCGCATGGTCTCCGCACCGGCGGGCGATGCATGTCGGCCGGGTCTTTCAGGAGCCGCGGCTCGGCACCTGCTCGTCTCTGTCGATCGAGGAGAACCTTGCGCTCGCGGCTGCGCGCGGCAAAAGCCGGGGTTTGAAGGGCGCGCTCGGCACCCGGCAGAACCGCAAATGGCTCGCCGACCAGGTGGCGAAGCTCGAGATCGGGCTGGAAGACCGCATGACGCAGCCGGTCGGCACCCTGTCGGGCGGGCAGCGCCAGGCGATCAGCCTGTTGATGGCGACGCTTCTGCCGATGAAGATCCTCGTTCTTGACGAGCACACCGCCGCCCTCGATCCGGGTGCTGCGGCAAAAGTCCTGGCGCTGTCCACAGAGATCGCCGAGACGCGCAAACTCACCACCTTGATGGTGACGCATTCGATGCGCGATGCGCTGGCCGTCGGCCACCGCACCATCATGATGGATTCCGGCCGCATCGTCCTCGACTTCACCGAAGAGGAGCGAGCGAAACTCACCGTTCAGGATCTCTCAAGCCTGTTCGGGCGTGCGATCGGCAAGCAGCTCGACGACGACAAGCTGATGCTCGCGTAAGAGTTTTTCACAGGCTGTGAAGAACGGCCTGTGGAGAGCGGTGGAGCGGCGTGAACAAGGCGTGGATTGCCTGTGCACGCATTGTGGACGAGTTGTCGATAAGTTTGCGGCTGAGTGGAGAGCTCAGTCGGCCATCGTCTCGATCGCGGCAAAACCTTCCGGCTTGTCGCCTTCGTCGAAGGGGGTTTTCACTTCCACGACCGTATCGGGATAAAAGCCGTTGAAGCGGCTTCGAAGCGACAGAGAATAGGCGCCGATATGGCCGATCTCGATCCAGTCGCCGGTGTCGACCGTCTCCGGCAGCCAGAAGGGGCGCGAGAGGATATCGACCGAATCGCAGGTGGCGCCGCAAACCTTGAAGGGCACGATCTCGTGCGGATTGCCGGAGCGGCGCTTGCGGGCCGGATCGGGAATGAAGCGGGCGGGAAGGGTGATCTTGCCCGTCCAGGAATCTGAGAGCGAAGCCCAGATGCCGTCGTTGATGTAGATGCGCTTGCCCTTTTTCAGGAGCACGCGGACGATCAGCGAAATGGAGCGGGCGACGATGACGCGACCCGGCTCGGCAATGAGGGGCAGGTCGGCAAAGCCCCATTCCGTCAGGTCTTTTCGAAGCCGCGCCATGATCTCGTCGCGGTCCGGCATGATGCGCTTCTTGCGGCGCGGATCGTAGCCGTAGGGCGCCGGAAATCCGCCGCCGACATCGAGCGCCGTCAGCTCGACACCGGAGCGGGCACGCACCCAATCGGCGGAGCCGAGGGCGCGCTCGTAGATTTCCGGGTCTTCGATCTGGCTGCCGACATGGAAACAAAGGGCGGGCTTGAACCCGATGCCGGCGATGCGCTGCAAAAGCTCCACCGCATGGGCGGGGGTGGCGCCGAACTTCTTCGACAATTCGTAGGTTGCCGAACCCTTGGTCTGCAGGCGCACGAACAAGGTCAGATCTGCCGGATCGAAATCGAGCGCCCGCACGATCCGCAGAATTTTTGCGACCTCGTCCTCATGATCGAGAGAGAGGGTGCGGATGCCGTAGCTTTCGAGCGCCAGGCGAATATCCGACTGCGCCTTCACCGGGTGCATGTAGAGGAGTTCGGCGTTGGGCGAGGCTTCGCGCGCAGCCGCAAACTCGGCGGGACTGGCGACGTCGAAGGTTTTCACGCCGGCATCGGCGATGGCCTTGAGAACGAAGGGCTCGCCATTGGTTTTGACGGCATAGGCCGTCTTGCCAGGGAACGCCTGCGCAAAATGCGCAACGTCCTCGGCGAGGACCTGTGGATGGAAACAATAGACCGGAACATCCGGCCGCATCTCCAGCGCAGCCTCGCGTGCGTCGGTGAAAGTTTTGATCGTTTTGGCCCCGTCGTCTTCAGGAATCGCCGTTGGCGGTGTTTAGCAGGACAGGGCGGCCGGGCGAAGACCCGGCGTCATATTATCCGCTGCGTCTTCTCCGCTTCGGCGCACGGTCTCGATCGGCCTTAGCGCAGCTCGTCCATATCGTGGGTGCGGGGTCTGCGCCTTGCGCCGGCGATGGCCAATGCCGGGCGGGGGGCCGGGCGCGGAGACAGAGACGGGAGCGCCATCAGGCGCAGCCGCCGGCGTCGTTTTGGGCCGATCGGCGGTTCATCGCGCTCGTCTGCCGACAGAAGGACGCCGCTTGCGGTCACCGCGCCACCGAACGTCAGAGCAAAGAAAGCAGCGAGAAGGCTGAGCGGCAGAAGGGGCGTGGAGGAGTGAGAGATCAACGTCCACAAGCCGCCGGTGTCGAATCCCAGCAGCACCGCCAGAAACAACCAGCCGACGAGGGCGCCGAGGGCAATGTGCACGAACAGGAAGCGCAAAAGATGGGGCACGGTCGCGTCCTCCGTAAAAGCAGAACTCTATAATACTTCTAAGTTGATATCTAGGCACGAAAACGGCGCTGGAAAGCAGTTCTCGGACCCTTGCCGGGGCGAGCGCGCAAAAAAAATCTATGTCGGCTTAAGGGGATTGTCGCGTCGCAACACGCCTAAGCAGCTGGTATTTATGATAAAAAACTCCTGCGGCGACCTGCCGCATGAAGAGAACAATGCGTCGCAATGACGAAAATCGTTCCTGTCAGCAATGTTTGGCGTTAGACTTTAGGCGTAAAAGATGCGGGAGGATGCCATGAACCTGGCGAAATCAATCAACATGATCGCCTTGATATCTGCCTTTGTCTTTATCTGCGCGATTGTGCTGGGCGCGGTGTGATATCGGCGACGTTCAACTCTTCTTCGGCTGCGCGGCGGGATCATGCCGCGCAGCATGTCCTTTCCCCTTCGAAAACCCCTGCCGCCTGCAAGACCGCTGAGACGAGGCGGTGCTGGTTCATCGTGTAGATGTGAAAACCGGAGACGCCGCGTTGCGCGAGATCGTCGATCTGGCGTGCGGCGAGGTCGACCGCGGCTTCGAAATGCGCCTCACCTGAAAGCTCCGATAGCGGCAGAAGATGCGGCGGGATGCGCGCGCCGCAGCGGCCGGCAAAGGAATGCACGGCGGCGAAACGGTGCACCGGCAGGATGCCCGGCACGATCGGGATCGTGATGCCGGCCGCCGCAACCTTCTCCACGTAACGTTCGTAATCGTCGTTGTCGTAGAAGAACTGCGTGAGGGCGCGTGTCGCGCCGGCATCGACTTTGCGCTTCAGAATGTCGATCTCGGTGTCCCAGTCGGGGCTTTCCGGATGGCGCTCCGGATAGGCGCTGACGGAGATCTCAAAATCGTCGATGCGTCGCAGCCCGCGGATCAGGTCGGCCGTATCGGTATAACCTTGCGGATGCGGCGCATAGGGCGTGCCGGGCCCCTCGGGCGGGTCGCCGCGCAGCGCCACAAAATGCCTGACGCCGAAGGTCTCAAAGGTTGCGATCGCCTCATTCGTGGCGGAGCAGGCGGCAGCGACGCAGGTGAGATGCGCAGCCGTCGGCAGGCCGATTTCCTGCGTCAGCATCTCCACCGCCGCGAAAGAACGATCCTTCGACGAGCCGCCGGCGCCATAGGTGACGGAGACGAAATCCGGCGCAAAGGCCTTCAGCCGCTCTGCCGTGTCTTTGAAGGCGGCGAATTGCTCGGGCTTTTTGGGCGGAAAGAACTCGAATGAGAGCTCAAGCCTTTCAGGCCCGACGGCGTGGTGTGCTGCAAGCGTCATGCGAGCGCTCCTTCGTGGAGGGGTTCCGCCTCTTCGTCGGCTTCGGCCTTGAAGGCTGTCGCGATGGTGACCGTCAAATGCTCGTCCTCCTTGGTCGGAGAATCGGGGGCGAGGTGCTGGATGGAAAATTGCTTGAGGGCGGTGGCCGACAGCCATTGCGTCAGCTGCTCGTCGGAAAAGCCGAGCCTCAGATGCGCATGCTTCTGGCGCAGGAATTCCAGATGATGGGGCGCGAAGTCGACGACGAGCAGCATCCCACCCGGCGCCAGGACTCGAGCCGCCTCTGCCAGCGCTGCCCGCGGTTCTTCCAGAAAGTGCAGAACCTGATGGATGACGACGACGTCAAAGGACGCGCGCGGCAGGGGAAGGTTGAGCGCGTCGCCGCTGCGCAACCGCACATGCGAGAGACCAGCGCGTTCAAGGCTCGTCCTGGCAAGCGCGAGCATCTGCGGCGATCGATCGATGCCCGTCAGCCGCTCGGCGCAATCGGCGAGGAGTTCGAGCATGCGGCCGGTGCCGGTGCCAATGTCGAGCAGGGAGCGATAATGGTGGCCGCTGAGAGCCGCGCGGATTGCCGCCTCGACCTCCTTTTCCGGCACGTGCAGGGAGCGCAGCCGATCCCATTCCTCGGCATGGCGCGCAAAATAGAGTTCTGCCGTTTCCTGATTGCGGCGGCGGATGAGTTCCAATCTGTCGCGATCGCGGCGCAAATCCGTCTCGTTGCGCAACGGATCTGTCTGCATGGCAGCAAGGGCCGCTCGCGCCAATGCTGCCGCTTCGCCATCGGAGGCCAGCCGGTAATAGACATGCGCGCCTTCCGGCAGCCGGCGAATGATGTCAGCCTCGGTCAAAATTTTCAGATGCCGGGAGATCCGCGGCTGCGACTGTCCGAGGATTTCGACGAGCTCCTTGACGGGACGCTCGCCCTCGGCAAGCAGCGCCACAAGGCGAAGCCGGGTTTCGTCGGCAAGCGCCTGGGCGGCGCGCATGAGCTTCGTCAGGCCCATCGAGACCTCTTTCAAAAAGATATAAAGATAACATTATATCTTTTTCCTGGATGGTGCAACGGGCGGTGTCCCAATGCCGGGCGGAGCCGATCGTCGCGTCGCGCCCGCCCTATCGCCTCATGGTCTCATCGCCTTGTGCTTGCGACGCTCTCACGCTTGAACCGCGCCGCCACCTTCGCCTTAACTCCTTCGAGAGGAGAAGGCGCATGGCGGAAGACAGGACGGATTTCGGGCCAGCAGGTTCTGGCTCGCGGCAGGAAAAGCCGGATGTCGGGGCCCGCTCGTGGGAAAACCCGACGCGGGAGGGTGAGATCGCACTCGGCTTCGATCCCGGGAAGCAAGCGCCCGATGCCGGCGTCGTCTATATCGGTCATGCCAGGACGCCGTGGACGGAACGCGGCGAATGTCCGCGCAACATCCGCCAGGCGCGGGAGCGAGCCGAGAGCGAGCCGCATCTGCGCTTTTTCCTTCAAATCGACGAACCCTATCGGCCAGGACTTGCCGATTATCGCCCGGGCCAGGCGGCCTTCGTCCTCATGTGGATGGACGGTGCGCGACGCGATCTGATCGTCCAGGCACCGAAGCACCGCGAGCGGCCGGCCGGTGTCTTCTCTTTGCGTTCGCCAGTGCGGCCCAATCCGATCGGGCTGTCGCTCGTCTCTATTGCGGAGGTCGACCAGGAGAGCGGCGTCATTCTCGTCGATGCCCTCGACTGTCTCGATGGCACGCCGATCATCGATTTGAAGCCCTGGACCCAGACGGCGGACATTCCGGCAGCACGCTGAATTTTGGCTCGCACCCCAAGGTTTCCGCGGCCGTGCCCAAGGTGAGGGCCGGTCGTGTTGCCGCAGGCCTTGAAACCGCCGTCTTCGGCATCCATATGGTTGGCATCTGAGGGGCGGCTTCTGGGCTGCCCGCGCCGCAAGCCCCGCGAAAGCCGGGCGGCGCA from Rhodopseudomonas julia harbors:
- a CDS encoding alkene reductase → MSETLPKLFQPIDLGPVPLANRIVMAPLTRSRADEDDAPRDWHVEYYRQRASAGLIIAEATQISPQGKGYAWTPGIHSDLQVERWRAVTDAVHDAGGKIVLQLWHVGRISHPDLQPNGQLPVAPSPIKPDVKAFTEDGFKDAVEPRGLSADELPDIVDDYRKAAANAQRAGFDGVEIHSANGYLLDQFLRDKTNKRHDTYGGSIDNRMRFPLQVVDAVVDVWGPERVGIRISPVSPANDIADSDPEMLFRAYVRELSERRLVYLHVIEGETRGARQPDGQFDVTTLKRDFSGLYIGNNGYTRELAISAVEEEKADLVAFGRPFISNPDLVERLKRNAPLAEPDQATFYGGDEHGYTDYPTLSAEPASA
- a CDS encoding lytic murein transglycosylase yields the protein MRAKCMWTAAVFGLVLATPAAAQQCGGDFSTWLNGVKREAAAAGVSDRGLSALSGVQLDRRVISRDRAQGVFTQTFAEFAGRMVNDYRLKNGRSLLNKYASTFSRIEQQYGVPGPVISAFWALETDFGANQGDFDTLNALATLAHDCRRPELFRPQLIAALKLLDRGDLARSEMKGAWAGELGQTQILPSDYLASGVDFDGDGHVNLKKSVPDVLATAGNFLNRLGWRANEPWLQEVVIPADLPWAEAGLYNKVPVSKWESWGVKARSGNLPGGSLPASLVLPMGRNGPAFLAYPNFHVFLEWNQSLVYATTAAYLATRLDGAPRADMGNASSGLSSAQMKQLQQALLDKGYQVGKVDGILGAMTRDAVRSEQLRLGLPADAWPTEELLAKIR
- a CDS encoding ATP-binding protein; the encoded protein is MRSSPSLSTGARHDKSPAFVWGDSQMDRPRLYLTGASCSGVSTLGILLAGRFGVPHLDVDDFYWMPTDPPFSTKRPAEDRVRLIQERQAASQGWILTGSFIGWGDALIHDVDLIVFLKTPTSIRLQRLDQREAERHGARILPGGDMHEAHLAFRDWASRYDDPSFTGRNIAQHERWLSAQSAPVLRLSGKRPSDELADDVAKALERF
- a CDS encoding ABC transporter substrate-binding protein; translation: MQTLKALALAALALGIAGAATFEEAKAQDTKTVAITYIVEHPALDAVRKGIIEGLAERGYKEGENLKIVSRSAQGNMATQAQIASEFAGLEPDLAVGISTPSAQAVKHALKNTPVIFAAVTDPVGAGLVESREKPGGLVTGTSDQQPYEPMLELIKELMPDATKLGVIYNPGEANAAKQVEDLKTAVEPFGMTLVEAPAAQSTLVADAARSLVGRADAVLLPVDNTVVSVLEGVVTVGERAGLPVFASDVDSVNRGAIAALGFDYYKMGVLSGEMAADILEGKSPADIPVAVSDSQDLYLNASSAEKMGVTLPDDMLAKAKKVVR
- a CDS encoding ABC transporter permease; this encodes MSLFAFAGALESGLLFSLVALGVFLSFRVLDFPDLTVDGSFPLGAAVAAAALASGVDPFLATGLAIVAGWGAGLVTALLNVRFGIMNLLSGILTMVALFSINLRIMGGPNVPLYNVDTVFDVAQSWFDFGLWTNTVLIAIVAFAAKFLVDWFLKTELGLALRASGENPAMAEAQGIAVGRMALVGMAISNGLVALAGALFAQLQGVADVSMGIGTIVTGLAALIIGEAILGRRMVFVATLGCIVGALVYRLFIALSLSAGFIGIQPQDLNLVTAIVVAIAVVLSKGRAQRNRRRAGMTPRRAAAAKRAG
- a CDS encoding ABC transporter ATP-binding protein → MLSLNNIHVTFNAGTPTEVRALSDINLKIADGEFVTVIGSNGAGKSTLLSVVVGTVKPERGSVHLDGEDVTAWSPHRRAMHVGRVFQEPRLGTCSSLSIEENLALAAARGKSRGLKGALGTRQNRKWLADQVAKLEIGLEDRMTQPVGTLSGGQRQAISLLMATLLPMKILVLDEHTAALDPGAAAKVLALSTEIAETRKLTTLMVTHSMRDALAVGHRTIMMDSGRIVLDFTEEERAKLTVQDLSSLFGRAIGKQLDDDKLMLA
- a CDS encoding alanine racemase, with the translated sequence MRPDVPVYCFHPQVLAEDVAHFAQAFPGKTAYAVKTNGEPFVLKAIADAGVKTFDVASPAEFAAAREASPNAELLYMHPVKAQSDIRLALESYGIRTLSLDHEDEVAKILRIVRALDFDPADLTLFVRLQTKGSATYELSKKFGATPAHAVELLQRIAGIGFKPALCFHVGSQIEDPEIYERALGSADWVRARSGVELTALDVGGGFPAPYGYDPRRKKRIMPDRDEIMARLRKDLTEWGFADLPLIAEPGRVIVARSISLIVRVLLKKGKRIYINDGIWASLSDSWTGKITLPARFIPDPARKRRSGNPHEIVPFKVCGATCDSVDILSRPFWLPETVDTGDWIEIGHIGAYSLSLRSRFNGFYPDTVVEVKTPFDEGDKPEGFAAIETMAD
- the metF gene encoding methylenetetrahydrofolate reductase [NAD(P)H] produces the protein MTLAAHHAVGPERLELSFEFFPPKKPEQFAAFKDTAERLKAFAPDFVSVTYGAGGSSKDRSFAAVEMLTQEIGLPTAAHLTCVAAACSATNEAIATFETFGVRHFVALRGDPPEGPGTPYAPHPQGYTDTADLIRGLRRIDDFEISVSAYPERHPESPDWDTEIDILKRKVDAGATRALTQFFYDNDDYERYVEKVAAAGITIPIVPGILPVHRFAAVHSFAGRCGARIPPHLLPLSELSGEAHFEAAVDLAARQIDDLAQRGVSGFHIYTMNQHRLVSAVLQAAGVFEGERTCCAA
- a CDS encoding ArsR/SmtB family transcription factor; translated protein: MGLTKLMRAAQALADETRLRLVALLAEGERPVKELVEILGQSQPRISRHLKILTEADIIRRLPEGAHVYYRLASDGEAAALARAALAAMQTDPLRNETDLRRDRDRLELIRRRNQETAELYFARHAEEWDRLRSLHVPEKEVEAAIRAALSGHHYRSLLDIGTGTGRMLELLADCAERLTGIDRSPQMLALARTSLERAGLSHVRLRSGDALNLPLPRASFDVVVIHQVLHFLEEPRAALAEAARVLAPGGMLLVVDFAPHHLEFLRQKHAHLRLGFSDEQLTQWLSATALKQFSIQHLAPDSPTKEDEHLTVTIATAFKAEADEEAEPLHEGALA
- a CDS encoding TrmO family methyltransferase domain-containing protein; this encodes MAEDRTDFGPAGSGSRQEKPDVGARSWENPTREGEIALGFDPGKQAPDAGVVYIGHARTPWTERGECPRNIRQARERAESEPHLRFFLQIDEPYRPGLADYRPGQAAFVLMWMDGARRDLIVQAPKHRERPAGVFSLRSPVRPNPIGLSLVSIAEVDQESGVILVDALDCLDGTPIIDLKPWTQTADIPAAR